The Pleurodeles waltl isolate 20211129_DDA chromosome 7, aPleWal1.hap1.20221129, whole genome shotgun sequence genome contains the following window.
ccaagtgggacgatatttgagaattagacaagctctcattgcccaaatgtaaaaccaaaacccaaaatattcaaatgtcctcttgcttgccgttgggatgagatcttttagtgtgggggggagagctaaaagactgccgcccccttcagttggggtgggggcataaccatgccgatactgggtggtagccaccaccccactatgtttttttttttttttaattccccggcATTTAgaaggttttctgccccccggggagtggatcggggtaactgtctcatctgcccacaggtgggcagaacagctttgtccccctttatttggggtcggggtatggccatatgcctaccctttaaaaaaaaaaaaaatcttccctggtctggggcagatgggccttccaaaaataggctgatctgccccaaagggggccagaaatgtgccccaatggggagcagCACTTACCTAAGGGGACTGTCCCTTCaaacaaaacacccacacacaccaatccctggtgcctaagtggttcggcctaatagaaataagctgatctgcccccaaggggagcagaaatggcctaataataaatgtcccccttgggagcggccactccccttatacataaatacaaaaaaaatataacacacaaaacccctggtgtctagtgggcattcctgaatCCCGATCGCTTTACAGTCAGGCTGCAGGATGCTCATAAAGACATGAaagcaaaggcctttcctttcctttcatgtctctgtgacaccctcaatcggaagagaaatgctttgcatttctcttccaatcgtgctCAAAGTTGAGCTTCCCATGCGAAGCGGGTGACCTCTGATGCGGTCCGTTAAACTTTTCCTGAACTAACATTAACCACCATGACTGCAGTTCTTGCCATCTTATTGAGATGTCTGCTGGGCTGCTGGGCATCTCTAAATATGGAGGGCGGAGTAAAGGCAACACATTCTCCTCCACCCTGTCTGCCTCTGCTGCGTCTGATAAATCCTAAATTAGTCTCCCTGTCTAGAGAGGCACTGTGGGCAAAAAACTGTGTTTTGGAATGCTAGCCAGTGGATTGTCAATAGTTTGACTATTTACGAGTATTCACCCCATCAACTTTTGGGTgcttgattgccagtagtatgcctgggaACCTGGGAGTGGTGTACCTTTCCATTCCTACTAAAACCAATATTTGTAAATTCTATaaagtagtaaatttgcatccATCCAAGGAGTGCTTCTTTGGGTGCATATTTGCTACTTTTTTGATAAACAGCgaataagaggcatatttacaaagacGTGAAGTTGCTCTGTTGCATCACCTGAAGAGAACAGAACTGCATGATCTGTCAGAAGAAATGGCTCAGATCTGCTCTACTCATATGCTAGGGCACTTTGGGCTGCCtcacaccaacacaggcactcttgctccATAGTACAAGAGTGTCTGTGTTACAGTTAGGATAGTTTTAGTGCAGGAAAGGGTACCTTCCTACACACAAACTATTCttggaggcatttttctctttgtataTGTGCTGAAGAATGCCTTAggcaggcacaccattttggcGCAAACCTAAATACGGGTTTGTGTTAGAATGCATGGATGGATGCATAGAAACGTCCATGCACCAGCCCTGGAATGCCTACCTGATCCAAAGTCACTCAAGGCAGCACAGTGTACTCCGTCACTTTttcttacaaagccacacaaatcaacACTAGTGTGGCTTTATAAATACCAAAAAGGATTTTATGTCGGGGCTGTGTCAAAGTGATGCAACTGAGTCGCAAAATCTTTGTAAGTCTAGACCTATGCTAATATGGGTTTGCGTTAAAATTCATGGATGAAAGCACGGGAACTCCTGTGCACCATCCATGGAACCTAATGCAAAATAATACAAGGCAACGCAGTGCTCTGCATTGTGCTTCTTTTTCTTACAAAGCCACTCACATCAACATTTGTGTGGCTTTGGAAATACCTCAAATTATTTTGTGTCAGGCTacttcaaaaaagtgatgcaaccctgacACTAAATATATTTAGGCTCAGATTTACACAGATTTTATTTCCTCAACTAAAAAAATTCACAAGTTAAAACTTCTTAGTGAAATCAGGATGACAAGGCAAACCGACATATAAGACTCGCCAGGGGCCTCCAAACCCAACTACCAGCCAAAAGGATATCTATtagggggtgtcacaccccaaacaccatccTAAAGCTACAACCCTCCTTAAACAGCATCAGGAAAAGCTAATTGCCTACACAGGAATGGTAAGTTGCATTGGTTTTTACCTGCCTGACGGGATCACAGAGAATCTCTCTCGGGTTTCCAAAAAGAAAGAAGATCAAGCGATGTAAAAGCTTCACTTAAGCATTTGTTTTGCAGTAAATCACGAACACTCATGATTAAAAGTAACGTTGCACCGACAAATCAGAGTAAAAATAAACGCGCTGCATTGAATGTACATATAACTCTGGCTTGCAGTTGCAGTATTACTTGTAAATACGAGTGCGCTTGATATAAGTTAGATGAATGTTGCGTTGGAATTGGTTGCATCTACCTGATATCCAGACCTCTGTGTACTAGAGtttgaatttaaaaaacacaactcaATACTAAAAAGAATATGCCAAATATGTGTTCTTTTCACAGAGAATGCAGTTTCCTGGGGTGAGTTAGGCAGGACAGATTAGAATGTAATTGGTAGAGCTATAAAAAGAATTTCCACCCTGGCCGGAAGAATTAAAGTAATGTTACACCGTGGAATGTTGGATGGCGCCCTGGGATGTCTGGAGTATTTTTGATAGATGTGTGCATACTTTTAATTTTCATGAATAACATTACTTTTGTTAGAGGTAGCACTTGATTTTATTCTAACCACTCAGATAAAGTGTTTACACTGCACGGATATAACCGTGATTTCCCCTTTGTCTCGTTCTCTGccatgttgctgcatttgtttcaCTTTCCTTTTTTGCCGTGTAACATTACTTGTAATTCAGAGTAGTTTTTATTGTATTAAGCCTACACATGTAGAATCCAGTTGGTGTCTTCGTGGCTCTTGCATGCTGTAGTGTAACCTGGTTCCGATTCATCCCATGCTTCACATACCGTCTGGGGGTCTGAGATGCTGGAACTTGACAACATCTGTATAGACAAAATCCTGTTTAACTCTTCTCAGTCTTTCTTAATATTGTCAATAGTTGGTGCATCCAGTAACAGTCCATGTCTTCTTATTTGCTAGAGACGAGCTCTTCTCCTGATGTCCCACTCCTGATTACTCCAGAGACAGGAATATGGCAGATCGATACATCTTCTGAGGTGGAATGTGGACAGTTTGTAGACTGGAATAAAATGCCCGACTTCAGTACAGACCATTGCCAGCATGGAAACGAACTGCCCCAGAACCTCAAAGAGCTGAAGAAAATGGCCAGGGGTGGACATTTCTCTCATAGCCATAACATGAGAGCTCGGGCCTATGGCCAGATAATCAAGGCCATCAATTGCCGCGTTGTCACCCCAGATGCCTTGGTATACCAGGACATATCAGAAAAATTGTTCAGCAACAGAAGCGTAAGTTCTCACCCATTGCCAGACTTCCTAGATGAGATTGTGATGCCCACATACTGTCTTAGTGCGCAAGGTGTAACTGCCGTCCAAAAGATCCTTATATGCATCGGCAACCAATTCCCTGACATCACTTATAGTCCGATCCTGCCAGTGGTAGTGGCTTTGCTGCTCCACTACAGCCCAGGTGAACCGGAGTGCTTTGAGCAAGTTTGTCGTCTGATTACATGCCTGGACACACAGAAATGCTACATTGACCAAAGTCTCCTGGCCTACGAGGCCTCCTGCATGACTTTTGGTGACTTAGCCAAGAAGCATTGCCAGGCCGGCCACAGGCTGATTGCTACCACGTCTGAAAACTTCTTTGAAGTCTATTCTGAATGGGTAATGTGGATCTTTGGTGACCTTCCTTTTGGGTACGCCATCAGGGTATTCGATTGCTACCTACTGGAGGGCTCCAAAGTGCTGTACCGTGTGGCCCTGGCCTTGCTAAAGCAATACAGGTATTTCACCACCGAGAGAGAAGCAGAGATCACTGATGTCAAgcaggacttgcagaattttgtcCAGAGCATTGCACAGCACATTCCTGCAGATAAACTTCTGGAAAAGGCATTCCACATCCGGCTCTTCTCACACAAGGAAATCTGGCTCTTGCAGCTGGCGAATAGGAAGGCTCTTTCCCAGAGGGGGATTTCAGTAACCCAACGCAGGTAAGAAATAGTAAGACATTGCTACCTGTGTGTCTTTTA
Protein-coding sequences here:
- the LOC138246090 gene encoding TBC1 domain family member 24-like isoform X1, which gives rise to MGDCKDLLQETSSSPDVPLLITPETGIWQIDTSSEVECGQFVDWNKMPDFSTDHCQHGNELPQNLKELKKMARGGHFSHSHNMRARAYGQIIKAINCRVVTPDALVYQDISEKLFSNRSVSSHPLPDFLDEIVMPTYCLSAQGVTAVQKILICIGNQFPDITYSPILPVVVALLLHYSPGEPECFEQVCRLITCLDTQKCYIDQSLLAYEASCMTFGDLAKKHCQAGHRLIATTSENFFEVYSEWVMWIFGDLPFGYAIRVFDCYLLEGSKVLYRVALALLKQYRYFTTEREAEITDVKQDLQNFVQSIAQHIPADKLLEKAFHIRLFSHKEIWLLQLANRKALSQRGISVTQRRQPAHMSVDMLTFSSTVVTAQEMRIIWSWIPDRFALLPPVLLYSTTDHGYSLQRFYSHCEGYEPTVLLIKTTAGEVCGAFLSSDWNERKKNCGQVCTFFGTGECFVFSVRPEMEKYQWVAVRKAEMRKAAPPSPRPRSRSRTSSFGSATPRPSASSPVGGNYLSVPMPAQATAERLSPYLSIRHFKLPSKTASMFMSGSHEGIIIGGGGGQALNIDSDLNHGRTQSCETFDNPPLCQENFQVQILEVWGFQNS
- the LOC138246090 gene encoding TBC1 domain family member 24-like isoform X2, which produces MGDCKDLLQETSSSPDVPLLITPETGIWQIDTSSEVECGQFVDWNKMPDFSTDHCQHGNELPQNLKELKKMARGGHFSHSHNMRARAYGQIIKAINCRVVTPDALVYQDISEKLFSNRSVSSHPLPDFLDEIVMPTYCLSAQGVTAVQKILICIGNQFPDITYSPILPVVVALLLHYSPGEPECFEQVCRLITCLDTQKCYIDQSLLAYEASCMTFGDLAKKHCQAGHRLIATTSENFFEVYSEWVMWIFGDLPFGYAIRVFDCYLLEGSKVLYRVALALLKQYRYFTTEREAEITDVKQDLQNFVQSIAQHIPADKLLEKAFHIRLFSHKEIWLLQLANRKALSQRGISVTQRRQPAHMSVDMLTFSSTVVTAQEMRIIWSWIPDRFALLPPVLLYSTTDHGYSLQRFYSHCEGYEPTVLLIKTTAGEVCGAFLSSDWNERKKNCGQVCTFFGTGECFVFSVRPEMEKYQWVAVRKAEMRKAAPPSPRPRSRSRTSSFGSATPRPSASSPVGGNYLSVPMPAQATAERLSPYLSIRHFKLPSKTASMFMSGSHEGIIIGPGRNTQTV